Proteins from a single region of Dysosmobacter acutus:
- the rpsO gene encoding 30S ribosomal protein S15, with product MMLKEQKTKIISENRTHEKDTGSPEVQVAILTERINQLTEHMKKNPQDKHSQRGLLKMVGKRRSMLDYLQRKDIERYRALIAKLGLRK from the coding sequence ATGATGCTGAAAGAGCAGAAGACGAAGATCATCAGCGAAAACCGCACCCACGAAAAGGACACCGGCTCCCCCGAGGTACAGGTGGCCATTTTGACCGAGCGCATCAACCAGCTCACCGAGCACATGAAGAAGAACCCCCAGGATAAGCACTCCCAGAGAGGCCTTCTGAAGATGGTCGGTAAGCGCCGCAGCATGCTGGATTATCTCCAGCGCAAGGACATCGAGCGCTACCGCGCCCTGATTGCCAAGCTGGGCCTGCGTAAGTAA
- a CDS encoding polyribonucleotide nucleotidyltransferase, which yields MSTIITQRQFPGCRRYEMELAGRPLFLEVGKLAELANAAVMVGYGDTRVLVCATAAPRPRDGIDFFPLSVDFEEKMYSVGRIPGSFNRREGRPGEKGVLTARVIDRPIRPLFPYDFRNDVSIMATVMSVDHDCSPEVAALIGTSAALAISDIPWNGPIGALKVGLVDGKLVFNPTSEQRKTSDLDVTVVSTGKKVVMIEAGANEVDNDTMYEAIRMAHEENQKQIALINQMVSEIGKPKFDYPHADFDQELFDKIVSATMDEARAAMDTDDKNVREARWNALIDHWHELFLEDYPNMDQYLEEITYKFQKKIVKAWLLEGHRVDGRKSNEIRPLSAEVGILPRVHGSGLFTRGQTQVLSACTLDTLSAAQKLDTIWEETEKRYMHHYNFPGYSVGEAKPARSPGRREIGHGALAERALLPVLPSVEEFPYAIRVVSEVVSSNGSTSQGSICGSTLALMDAGVPIKAPVAGISCGLIQDDNGGFTTFIDIQGVEDFHGEMDFKVAGTKKGITAIQMDLKNDGLTMEIIRNALDITYDARCEILDQIMLPCIAAPRKEVSKYAPKMITMHIDPDKIREVIGSGGKVIQKIVADTGAKIDINDDGSVFISAPNPESCDAAKKCIDDIVFVPEVGSLYYGRVVRLMTFGAFVELAPGKDGLVHISKLADHRIEKVEDACKIGDMMWVKVTEIDEKGRVNLSHKDAMKEIAAKEAAGERVK from the coding sequence ATGTCAACCATCATCACCCAAAGACAATTCCCCGGCTGCCGCAGATACGAAATGGAGCTTGCCGGACGGCCCCTCTTCCTGGAGGTGGGCAAGCTGGCCGAGCTGGCCAACGCCGCCGTCATGGTGGGCTACGGCGACACCCGCGTGCTGGTGTGCGCCACCGCGGCTCCCCGTCCCCGGGACGGCATCGACTTCTTCCCCTTAAGCGTGGATTTTGAGGAGAAGATGTACTCTGTGGGCCGCATCCCCGGCAGCTTCAACCGCCGGGAGGGCCGCCCCGGTGAAAAGGGCGTTCTGACCGCCCGGGTCATTGACCGCCCCATCCGCCCCCTGTTCCCCTATGACTTCCGCAACGACGTGTCCATTATGGCCACGGTCATGAGCGTGGATCACGACTGCTCTCCGGAGGTCGCCGCCCTCATCGGCACCTCCGCCGCCCTGGCCATCTCCGACATTCCCTGGAACGGCCCCATCGGCGCGCTGAAGGTGGGCCTGGTGGACGGCAAGCTGGTCTTCAACCCCACCAGTGAACAGCGCAAGACCTCCGACCTGGACGTCACCGTGGTCTCCACCGGCAAGAAGGTGGTCATGATCGAGGCCGGCGCCAACGAGGTGGACAACGACACCATGTACGAGGCCATCCGCATGGCCCATGAGGAGAACCAGAAGCAGATCGCCCTCATCAACCAGATGGTGAGCGAGATCGGCAAGCCCAAGTTCGACTATCCCCACGCGGACTTTGACCAGGAGCTCTTTGACAAGATCGTCTCCGCCACCATGGACGAGGCCAGGGCCGCCATGGACACCGACGACAAGAACGTCCGGGAAGCCCGCTGGAACGCCCTGATCGACCACTGGCACGAGCTGTTCCTTGAGGACTATCCCAACATGGACCAGTACCTTGAGGAGATCACCTACAAGTTCCAGAAGAAGATCGTCAAGGCCTGGCTGCTGGAGGGCCACCGTGTGGACGGCCGCAAGAGCAACGAGATCCGTCCCTTAAGCGCCGAGGTGGGCATCCTGCCCCGGGTCCACGGCTCCGGCCTTTTCACCCGCGGCCAGACCCAGGTCCTCTCCGCCTGCACCTTGGACACCCTTTCCGCCGCCCAGAAGTTAGACACCATCTGGGAGGAGACGGAAAAGCGCTATATGCATCACTATAATTTCCCCGGCTACAGCGTGGGCGAGGCCAAGCCCGCCCGCAGCCCCGGCCGCCGGGAGATCGGCCACGGCGCCCTGGCCGAGCGGGCGCTGCTGCCGGTGCTGCCCTCTGTGGAGGAGTTCCCCTATGCCATCCGCGTGGTCAGCGAGGTGGTCTCCTCCAACGGCTCCACCTCCCAGGGCTCCATCTGCGGCTCCACGCTGGCCCTCATGGACGCCGGCGTGCCCATCAAGGCCCCTGTGGCCGGCATCTCCTGCGGACTGATCCAGGATGACAACGGCGGCTTCACCACCTTCATCGACATCCAGGGCGTGGAGGACTTCCACGGCGAGATGGACTTCAAGGTGGCCGGCACCAAGAAGGGCATCACCGCCATCCAGATGGACCTGAAGAACGACGGACTGACCATGGAGATCATCCGCAACGCCTTGGACATCACCTACGACGCCCGCTGCGAGATTCTGGACCAGATCATGCTGCCCTGCATCGCCGCGCCCCGCAAGGAGGTCAGCAAGTACGCCCCCAAGATGATCACCATGCACATTGATCCCGACAAGATCCGGGAGGTCATCGGCTCCGGCGGTAAGGTCATCCAGAAGATCGTGGCCGACACCGGCGCCAAGATCGACATCAACGACGACGGCTCCGTGTTCATCTCCGCCCCCAACCCCGAGTCCTGCGACGCCGCCAAGAAGTGCATCGACGACATCGTGTTTGTGCCTGAGGTGGGATCGCTGTACTACGGCCGCGTGGTGCGCCTGATGACTTTCGGCGCCTTTGTGGAGCTGGCCCCCGGCAAGGACGGCCTGGTCCACATCTCCAAGCTGGCCGACCACCGCATCGAGAAGGTGGAGGACGCCTGCAAGATCGGCGACATGATGTGGGTCAAGGTCACCGAGATCGACGAGAAGGGCCGCGTGAACCTCTCCCACAAGGACGCCATGAAGGAAATCGCCGCCAAGGAAGCGGCCGGCGAGCGCGTCAAGTAA
- a CDS encoding sodium ion-translocating decarboxylase subunit beta, which produces MKSDWTRIDLSPLGLEAGSEESGYFCTPKGARIIGWAGVDGIHCCTAPGFGETIFSVSPMNAPGEYVRPLARNFRDFLSLLLSCGGFAAAEQAPGWSREQFSDFLLHNPPENPERLEALRRELDLKPMEDPFSYIQALQEEIDLSQLSAPIPSPALPPERPQEWKVFYSGGFWGRHGRERAGREIPVRKSFSWADALWQVPAVYVCGKGLVADFCARVAPERIRAFLNKWDLSPERGEPTLTDEQRMELEAENPLSLDVDTRMAVNGRALSGHHGCGIAWNPCLPEEMQEREARDILAHYGLDPSYGWILLRRSFRWATSRPPVLRSLQATLRQEPLSLPGPRFHVSGAGDSVSFTHPVTGARHTLVVDECAPQELSSDCFREEGTDVPTHLCLLRYHLLPDLPQDGFLVRDCRESDPPRPREGEAGGSGFHGAAAVGVIGGADGPVAVFAAGGANPRAACSSLRFEPPPEVEWRVEFRVRTLPEQTVDLL; this is translated from the coding sequence ATGAAATCAGACTGGACCCGCATCGACCTTTCGCCTCTGGGGCTGGAGGCGGGCAGTGAAGAAAGCGGCTATTTCTGCACGCCAAAGGGCGCCCGGATCATCGGCTGGGCCGGGGTGGACGGCATCCACTGCTGCACGGCCCCCGGCTTCGGGGAGACGATATTCTCCGTGAGCCCTATGAACGCCCCGGGGGAGTATGTGCGGCCCCTGGCCCGAAACTTCCGGGACTTTCTGTCCCTCCTGCTCTCCTGCGGCGGCTTTGCGGCCGCGGAGCAGGCGCCCGGCTGGTCCCGGGAGCAGTTCAGCGATTTCCTGCTGCATAACCCGCCGGAGAATCCGGAGCGGCTGGAGGCGCTGCGCCGCGAACTGGACCTGAAGCCCATGGAGGACCCCTTTTCCTATATTCAGGCTCTTCAGGAAGAGATTGACCTCAGCCAGCTGAGCGCGCCAATCCCGTCCCCCGCCCTGCCGCCGGAGAGGCCGCAGGAGTGGAAGGTCTTCTATTCCGGCGGCTTTTGGGGCCGCCACGGCCGGGAACGGGCCGGCCGTGAGATCCCCGTCCGAAAATCCTTTTCCTGGGCAGACGCACTGTGGCAGGTCCCGGCGGTCTACGTCTGCGGCAAGGGGCTGGTGGCGGACTTCTGCGCCCGGGTGGCGCCGGAGCGGATCCGCGCCTTCTTGAACAAGTGGGACCTCTCCCCGGAGCGCGGCGAACCGACGCTCACCGATGAGCAGCGGATGGAACTGGAGGCGGAAAACCCTTTGTCCCTGGATGTGGACACCCGGATGGCGGTCAACGGAAGGGCCCTGTCCGGCCACCATGGCTGCGGTATTGCCTGGAACCCCTGCCTGCCGGAGGAGATGCAGGAGCGGGAGGCCCGGGACATCCTGGCCCACTACGGCCTGGACCCGTCCTATGGCTGGATTCTGCTGCGCCGGTCCTTCCGCTGGGCTACATCCCGCCCGCCGGTCCTGCGCTCCCTTCAGGCAACGCTGCGCCAGGAGCCGCTCTCCCTCCCCGGACCCCGGTTCCACGTCTCAGGAGCCGGCGATTCCGTCTCCTTCACCCATCCCGTCACCGGTGCGCGCCATACGCTGGTTGTAGACGAATGCGCTCCTCAGGAGCTCTCCTCCGACTGTTTCCGGGAGGAGGGGACGGACGTTCCCACCCACCTTTGCCTGCTGCGCTACCACCTTTTGCCGGACCTGCCGCAGGACGGCTTCCTGGTCCGGGATTGCCGGGAAAGCGACCCGCCCCGGCCCAGGGAGGGTGAAGCAGGAGGTTCGGGCTTCCATGGCGCGGCGGCCGTGGGCGTCATCGGCGGGGCCGATGGTCCCGTCGCCGTATTCGCCGCGGGAGGGGCCAATCCGCGCGCCGCCTGTTCCTCCCTCCGGTTCGAACCGCCGCCGGAGGTGGAGTGGCGCGTGGAGTTCCGGGTCAGAACCCTGCCGGAGCAAACGGTGGACCTCCTGTAA
- a CDS encoding inorganic diphosphatase, with the protein MHLWHDVSPAHMAPEDFWAVIEIEKGSKNKYEIDKQTGALRLDRILYTSTHYPANYGFLPRTFADDGDPLDVLVLCSEGIHPMSLVRCFPIGVIVMHDGGSRDEKIIAIPFDDPAWNVYSDISQLPAHIATEMRHFFSVYKNLEGKRTEIGQVFSRPEAVRVIEDSLEAYRIKFGQ; encoded by the coding sequence ATGCATCTTTGGCACGACGTCTCCCCGGCCCACATGGCCCCGGAGGACTTTTGGGCGGTGATCGAAATTGAGAAGGGCTCCAAGAACAAGTACGAGATCGACAAGCAGACCGGGGCGCTGCGCTTGGACCGCATCCTCTACACCTCGACCCACTACCCCGCCAACTACGGCTTTCTGCCCCGGACCTTTGCCGACGACGGCGACCCGCTGGACGTTTTGGTGCTGTGCAGCGAGGGCATCCACCCCATGAGCCTGGTGCGCTGCTTCCCCATCGGCGTCATCGTCATGCACGACGGCGGCAGCCGGGACGAAAAGATCATCGCCATCCCCTTCGACGACCCGGCCTGGAACGTCTACAGCGACATCTCCCAGCTGCCCGCCCACATCGCCACGGAGATGCGCCACTTTTTCTCCGTCTACAAGAACCTTGAGGGCAAGCGCACGGAGATCGGCCAGGTGTTCTCCCGGCCGGAGGCCGTCCGGGTCATCGAAGACAGCCTGGAGGCCTACCGGATCAAATTTGGACAATAG
- a CDS encoding helix-turn-helix domain-containing protein, with protein MDQRKTGGLIAAARKELGLTQRQLAERLSISDRTVSKWERGAGFPDVSLLEPLADALGLSVVEIVRGELNPALASGEVQSRAILQVVECEMRRRFRKLMRQAISAAALALCALMFCRGYALYRAGGDPIDPVKETREHYQSQLQNFLPGDALKGKLIQAEISTQGKSVLLTDPAEIGKLVDLLSQAELGRRDRDLQADDLSKTLFFTYDSGEICYITLPSLGIGYLSVDDPALYFEARIADEPVWEALLPVVQPHFLDTAALS; from the coding sequence ATGGACCAAAGGAAAACCGGCGGGCTGATTGCCGCCGCGCGCAAAGAGCTTGGCCTGACCCAGCGCCAGCTGGCGGAGCGCCTCAGCATCTCCGACCGCACCGTCAGCAAATGGGAACGGGGAGCGGGCTTTCCAGACGTATCCCTTCTGGAGCCTCTGGCCGACGCGCTGGGTCTTTCAGTTGTGGAGATAGTGCGGGGCGAGCTGAATCCGGCGCTTGCATCAGGAGAAGTCCAGAGCCGCGCCATACTTCAGGTGGTGGAGTGCGAAATGCGCAGGCGGTTCAGAAAACTGATGCGCCAAGCGATTTCCGCCGCCGCGCTTGCGCTGTGCGCGCTGATGTTCTGCCGGGGCTATGCCCTCTATCGTGCGGGCGGCGACCCAATAGACCCGGTAAAGGAAACCCGGGAACACTACCAGTCTCAGCTCCAGAACTTTCTGCCCGGTGACGCGCTGAAAGGAAAGCTGATTCAGGCGGAGATCTCCACCCAGGGCAAATCCGTGCTGCTCACCGATCCGGCGGAGATTGGCAAGCTGGTGGATCTCCTTTCTCAGGCAGAGTTGGGCCGGCGGGACCGGGACCTTCAGGCGGATGATCTGAGCAAAACCCTTTTTTTCACCTATGACTCGGGGGAGATCTGCTATATCACACTTCCCTCTTTGGGCATTGGGTACCTATCGGTGGATGACCCGGCGCTGTACTTTGAGGCCCGGATTGCCGATGAACCTGTGTGGGAAGCGCTGCTGCCGGTGGTGCAGCCCCACTTTCTTGACACCGCCGCCCTGTCGTAG
- a CDS encoding YcxB family protein, protein MESRGFRFQISSYDTALLLPQVSKALEKRTELVSRNAHPVLWKAADRLNAVTHGRTRSKLRTKIMSVICLVLGIFLFVPGLMEPQALFVPLLTGAVAVGAGIGGLWQGRARRKNRFDRPAELLLKRARTLSPGPSAAVYFSEAGMALPAGNGDAEWIPYGGFERIIETSDGFLFIFDTRAVMLQKCDLAFGAVNEFRKLLMENVPQYHLV, encoded by the coding sequence ATGGAAAGCCGTGGGTTCAGATTCCAAATCAGTTCGTATGATACCGCTCTTCTTTTGCCGCAGGTAAGCAAGGCGCTTGAAAAGAGAACGGAACTGGTTTCAAGGAATGCTCATCCGGTTCTGTGGAAAGCCGCCGATCGGCTCAATGCGGTAACACACGGGAGGACCAGAAGCAAGCTACGCACAAAAATCATGAGTGTTATTTGCCTGGTGTTGGGTATTTTCCTGTTCGTACCCGGTCTCATGGAGCCCCAGGCATTATTTGTCCCTCTACTCACAGGCGCTGTTGCGGTCGGCGCCGGAATCGGAGGGCTTTGGCAAGGCAGGGCACGCAGGAAAAACCGGTTTGACCGCCCCGCAGAATTGCTGCTTAAAAGGGCGCGGACCCTTTCACCAGGGCCATCCGCTGCGGTCTATTTCTCCGAAGCGGGAATGGCTCTGCCCGCCGGGAATGGAGACGCGGAATGGATTCCATACGGCGGCTTTGAGCGCATCATCGAAACTTCTGACGGATTTCTCTTTATATTTGACACCCGTGCTGTCATGCTGCAAAAGTGCGACTTGGCATTCGGAGCAGTGAATGAATTCCGCAAATTATTGATGGAAAACGTCCCACAATATCATTTGGTTTAG
- the miaB gene encoding tRNA (N6-isopentenyl adenosine(37)-C2)-methylthiotransferase MiaB → MERNRVLVPQADLARQREFEQKIMAYWQDRGKAPTACVDTFGCQQNVADGQRIMGMLQAMGFTFTDEPARADLVLLNTCAVREHAEKRVYGNLGALTHTKKANGAQVICLCGCMAQQPSVAKKVRESYRHVDLVFGPHALWRFPELLYQVYTRRGRVFSIDDEPGTIAEGLPVVREAGVKAWVSIMYGCNNFCSYCIVPYVRGRERSREAECIVEEVRGLVAEGYKDITLLGQNVNSYGRDLGTGMDFADLLSRIDGEVEGDYLIRFMSSHPKDATPKLFDTMARCPHVARQLHLPFQSGNNRVLEAMNRRYTREKYLELVNYAKDVMPGLVLTSDVIIGFPGETEAEAMDTVSLVKEVGFDALFTFIYSPRPGTAAAAMPDPATRAEKQVWFDRLLDAQNEISARQHAAYVGSTVRVLVDGESGDERWPLSSRTNGGRLVHLLGSRDLIGSFAQARITDSNTWALFGEAVE, encoded by the coding sequence TTGGAACGGAATCGTGTATTGGTACCCCAGGCGGATCTTGCCCGCCAGAGGGAATTTGAGCAAAAAATCATGGCCTACTGGCAGGACCGGGGGAAGGCCCCCACGGCCTGTGTGGATACCTTCGGCTGCCAGCAGAATGTGGCCGACGGACAGCGGATTATGGGGATGCTCCAAGCCATGGGCTTCACCTTTACTGACGAGCCCGCCCGGGCAGATTTGGTGCTGTTGAACACCTGCGCCGTTCGGGAGCACGCGGAAAAGCGGGTCTACGGAAATTTGGGCGCTCTGACCCACACGAAAAAGGCCAACGGCGCCCAGGTGATCTGCCTGTGCGGCTGCATGGCCCAGCAGCCCTCTGTTGCCAAAAAGGTGCGGGAGAGCTACCGCCATGTGGACCTGGTGTTCGGCCCCCACGCCCTGTGGCGCTTTCCGGAGCTGCTCTACCAGGTCTACACCCGCCGGGGCCGCGTCTTCTCCATCGACGACGAGCCGGGCACCATTGCCGAGGGACTGCCGGTGGTGCGGGAGGCGGGCGTCAAGGCCTGGGTCTCCATCATGTACGGCTGCAACAACTTCTGCTCCTACTGCATCGTGCCCTACGTCCGCGGCCGGGAGCGGTCCCGGGAAGCGGAGTGCATTGTTGAGGAGGTGCGGGGCCTGGTGGCGGAGGGGTACAAGGACATCACCCTCCTGGGGCAGAACGTCAACTCCTACGGCCGGGATTTGGGCACGGGCATGGACTTTGCAGATCTGCTCAGCCGGATCGACGGCGAGGTGGAAGGGGACTACCTCATCCGCTTCATGTCCAGCCATCCCAAGGACGCCACGCCCAAACTCTTTGACACCATGGCCCGCTGCCCCCATGTGGCCCGGCAGCTCCATCTGCCCTTCCAGTCCGGCAACAACCGGGTGCTGGAGGCCATGAACCGCCGCTACACCCGGGAGAAGTACCTGGAGCTGGTGAATTACGCCAAGGACGTGATGCCGGGTTTGGTGCTGACCTCGGATGTGATCATCGGCTTTCCTGGTGAGACGGAGGCCGAGGCCATGGATACCGTGTCCTTGGTGAAGGAGGTGGGCTTTGACGCCCTGTTCACCTTCATCTACAGTCCCCGCCCCGGCACGGCGGCCGCGGCCATGCCCGACCCGGCCACCCGGGCGGAAAAGCAGGTCTGGTTCGACCGGCTTCTGGACGCCCAGAACGAAATCTCCGCCCGGCAGCACGCGGCCTATGTGGGCAGCACGGTCCGGGTCCTGGTGGATGGGGAGAGCGGCGACGAGCGCTGGCCCCTCAGTTCCCGGACCAATGGCGGGCGGCTGGTGCACCTATTGGGAAGCAGGGACCTGATCGGCAGCTTTGCGCAGGCCCGTATCACGGACAGCAATACCTGGGCTCTCTTCGGCGAGGCGGTGGAGTGA
- a CDS encoding MBL fold metallo-hydrolase, which produces MKVVTLLENTSCAPGLAHAHGLSLYIETPGHRILFDMGPNAAFLENAEKLGVDIAAVDTAVLSHGHYDHGGGLELFCRRNSRAKVYMSRYAFEPHYAVGGGTPEYIGLPETARRYEDRFVLCGEDEVLDEELRLFSRVESRDYPSGANKTLRRREGDEYPAEDFRHEQNLLITAGGKSVLVAGCAHRGIVNILRAAEGLLGRSPDCVFSGFHLFNPGTGAAEPRELVEAVGRQLAGRAGTVYRTGHCTGAEAYGILKELLGGRMDYMSAGTVFEV; this is translated from the coding sequence ATGAAAGTCGTCACCCTTTTGGAGAACACATCCTGTGCCCCGGGCCTGGCCCACGCCCATGGGCTGAGCCTGTACATCGAGACGCCGGGCCACAGGATTCTTTTTGACATGGGGCCAAACGCGGCCTTTTTGGAAAACGCGGAGAAGTTGGGCGTGGATATTGCCGCCGTGGACACGGCGGTGCTCTCCCACGGCCACTATGACCACGGCGGCGGCCTGGAGCTCTTTTGCAGGCGCAACAGCCGCGCCAAAGTCTACATGAGCCGCTACGCCTTTGAGCCCCACTACGCCGTGGGCGGCGGCACGCCGGAGTACATCGGCCTGCCGGAGACGGCGCGCAGGTACGAAGACCGCTTTGTCCTGTGCGGCGAGGACGAGGTACTGGACGAGGAGCTGCGCCTTTTCTCCCGGGTGGAGAGCCGCGACTATCCCTCCGGCGCCAACAAAACGCTGCGGCGCAGGGAAGGGGACGAGTATCCGGCGGAGGACTTCCGCCATGAGCAGAACCTTCTGATTACCGCCGGGGGCAAGTCGGTGCTGGTGGCAGGCTGCGCCCACCGGGGCATCGTCAACATCCTCCGCGCGGCGGAGGGGCTTTTGGGCCGCTCGCCGGATTGCGTGTTCTCAGGCTTCCACCTCTTCAACCCCGGCACCGGCGCCGCCGAGCCCCGGGAGCTGGTGGAGGCTGTGGGGCGCCAGCTTGCCGGAAGAGCGGGCACCGTCTACCGCACGGGCCACTGCACCGGCGCCGAGGCCTACGGGATTTTGAAGGAGCTCCTGGGCGGCCGGATGGACTACATGTCCGCCGGCACCGTATTTGAGGTGTAG
- a CDS encoding SufBD protein, translated as MIDSEIGVHVSLLTGKDAGAAYASLLALEAESRESDAAFGWFDEFAAMLTHRSGFVRMRGLRLVAANARWDREGKVDRALGDYFACMEDPKPIVARQCIQHLWLIGEARPDLRPEMVRALRQAEPSRYAQSMAPLVEADRREALERLLGR; from the coding sequence ATGATAGACAGTGAGATCGGCGTCCATGTTTCTTTGCTGACAGGCAAGGACGCAGGCGCCGCCTATGCGAGCCTCCTGGCCCTGGAGGCCGAGAGCCGCGAGAGCGACGCCGCCTTTGGCTGGTTCGACGAGTTTGCCGCCATGCTGACCCACAGGAGCGGCTTTGTCCGGATGCGGGGACTGCGGCTGGTGGCGGCCAACGCCCGGTGGGACCGGGAGGGAAAGGTGGACCGGGCGCTGGGGGACTACTTTGCCTGCATGGAGGACCCAAAGCCCATCGTGGCCCGGCAGTGCATCCAGCACCTGTGGCTGATCGGCGAGGCGCGCCCGGACCTGAGGCCGGAGATGGTGCGTGCGCTCCGGCAGGCGGAGCCCTCCCGATACGCCCAATCCATGGCCCCTTTGGTGGAGGCGGACCGGAGAGAAGCACTTGAGCGCCTTTTGGGGCGCTGA